The sequence TATATAAGCTTTTATGTATAATCAAGTATGTGACTACACACCTAAACGTtagttatgttttaaatatgAATAGTATTCTTTACTTGCATCGGTTTTGCTATTTTTGCAGAATATTCCCCTTTTGAAATTATCGTACCAGTTACCAACAGCGTCATGAACCTACACGTGTATTTTTATCTACGCTTACTCGCCTAGTGTTGGGATTACTTTAATTTTATCAACTTCAACTCAGTCAAAGTTCTACGAAAATATTAAAGCTGCACGAtgggaattaaaaaaataacaagcgCAATACTATATGGTTTTAGTTTCAACATTGTATGAAGAAAAATATCGCATACTATATCATCTCCGTGAAGTGGTGCACATGTGTCACATGCATTAGCAATTAAGtcgatttttttatattaaacaattaaaattatttcaacTATACAATTAAAATCAAGTAgttcatttaattattatatattttcggAACTAACTGGTGGTTGAAAGCTGGCCCAATAGAACTCTATCCACAGCAAAGAGTGGAAGCAACCTACCCTGTCTTATGACCCATTTTAAACCCCATCGACATTATTGtcacattttatttattaatatatatatatatatatacatattttccttactattatatgatttaagttgtcaaatttagtttttggtttaagTTTTAGTGTTCTCAGTTTATGAGAGATATAAAcgaaaaaaactcaattttggTATTATATGTTCGAGTTCTCGAATTCCATTCGAAACACGTTGATGGTTGTTATTGTTGAGTCTTCGAATCGGGTTGTCAAAAGATTTGGTTTGATACTACTAGTAAATTTTAATCGaattatatcaattttaaaCCAGGTGAGCTAACCACATTATGTTGACAATCTAACAgttgatgagaagaaagaaacatttgACTATGTGGTATGTGTGAATGTGTAAGTAAGATCTAGATCGCATAATTTAGCATTATAGGAGTCtttgattaatgttttaattcaaCACTACTCGCACAGTTTACGACTTTGCGTAAGCGATGTTGTTAAACAAGTCCGTTTTGGTGACAAAGACGCTTTGTTGCTTGCCATTGGATCCTAAACCCCTCTCGTCAACGATCATTTAAATCATTGATTAACACATCATAATTACGATCCTGAAATTTTCATGTATTCTGTATCATACATCAATTATTGAAGAGTTGATCTAAGTTGTTTGCAAGGAAATGATATATGCTAATGACCATTACTTAATTAGAGATAAATTCAAGGTCTAAATATTGTTTAcgctaatttaaaaaatatctgGATTAAATTACTTAACACGTCTGTCTATTAATGTATGgatattattaacattttgagaaagaaaaaaaaacagagcagaaaaATAGTAATTGACAAAATGCGAATAGCAAAAATTGATAGTCGATTTATTATAACAGTAGATAGATAATAAAACCAACTACATGATAACAACAtgacaaacataatttttatttttatttttatgtttgttaaagaacaaacataaattattgGAGCATGTATACATTAAATAAAGGTGATATTTACATCTAAACCACACATTAGATGATACGAAATTACGAATAAACAGACAATATAATTagggaaaaaaccaaaaacaaaaatacagcTACGAATTGTAATTAAGGAACCTTAAAAAAAGTATTCGAATGGGGTGTTGGTGTTAATAATCAAAACGTATTGTGGAAGATGAATATACAGACAGCTAAGTACAAATGACGAAGGTGAGGCTGTACTGTACTCTTCAGTTCTGCCTCAAAGTGAAAGAAGCTGCctttaagcttcttctttccCTCAACTCTGTAAACCAAAGAaagatataataaacaaaacaaaaggtacaaaaaattttaaaaattgaattagtagtattaatataataaaaagtgtcaatttaaaaaagatattttgcaaaatcaaaGTTGGAAGATTTTCTTGCTACCTGTGCCACcgccttctctctctctctctctctctctctctcttaggtTTTACAGAGACATAGAAATAAGAAACCCTGAAAcagagataaaacaaaacacaagttctgAGTGTGTTTTTtcagcttctctctcttctctctctcaaccgCCTTGCCTTCATTACACAAAAcacctccctctctctctctctctctctctcttataatCTCTCTCACcatttctcctcttctcttcagaaactcaaaaagaagaacaaaagagttttgagtttgaaactctttttctctctctctctctctgtctctaaaAACAGAGTTTTCTCTGTGTAAAAAACACTCAAATCTAAGAAGAAGTTATGAATAAACAAGATGTTATGAAACTTCAGGTATACgtcatctccttctcttcttcctgtctctctctttcttcaagcttctctgtgtgtgtgtgtatttgtATTACTATAGAGCTAATTGTTTGCTCGGATTTGGTTCTTGCAGACTTGTGTTCTGAAAGTGAACGTACACTGTGAAGGATGTAAGCATAAAGTGAAGAAACAGTTGCAGAAAATTGAAGGTCTCTTCTTCCTCTATATTGTCATTTCAAAATGTTAATTTTGGTGAAGTTCATAATTTATGAAGTGGGTTCTCCTCAGAATCCATGGATCTATAAATATTTAgtggtttttatttaattatcgTCTCAGATATATATGAAAGCTCTGAAATTTGTGAACTGTGTTGTCGGTAGGTTTTATATCCTGTTTTGTGATACTTTCATCTCTCACATCAAAGAGGTTTACTGcttgttttccaaaacaatagaGTTCAAAGTTTTGAGATTTGCCATCTCTCTGTGTCCTCTTTTTATGTCAATTTCCCTAAACTACTGCCAagaattttttgaattttgtttggaaTAATCTGACATAAGAAGTTCCTAATTTTAGCTATAGAGTccaaagttttgaaattttccAAATGAGCTTCCCATTCCTACAAATTCATTCAAATTGTGTTTACAGCTCTCTCTCTGACATGGGTTTGCTATCTTGTTATGGTTTTCCTTGATTTCAGGCGTCTACTCTGTAAAAGCAGATGTAGAGCAGGGAAGAGTGACTGTCACAGGGAACGTTGACCCAGCTCTTCTGGTAAAGAAGCTCAGCAAGTCAGGCAAACATGCCGAGATCTTAGGCGGTGGTGGAGGCGGGGGCGGGGGCGGAGGAGGAAAAGGGTTTCCTAATATGAATGGGCAATTTGCAAATCTCAACATGAATGGGAACAGTAAGCCTAAAGGTGGAAAAGAGAGTAACCAAGTCAAGGGTAAAGCTGGTggcggtggcggaggaggaggtcAGATTCATGGACATGGCCAACCAATGCAATTGACTCCTCAACAGATTCaacaaatgatgatgatgaaagctgctgctgctgctcatgGCGGTGGTAATGGTGGTGGTCAGATGAAGATGCCGCCGCCTATGGCAGCTAAGGATCAGAAGAAGTCAGTTAAGTTTgcggaagaagatgatgatgagtttagtGAGGATGACTATGATGATGAGGATTTCAGTgaagatgattatgatgatgatgagttcgatgatgatgaagatgaccATGACGAGATGGGTCATGGTCAtggaggaggcggaggaggtaATCACATGCCTCCTAACAAGATGATGATGCCAAACAAGATGCCTCAGATGAATGGTCATcatggcggtggtggtggtggaccGAAGGGGCCTAAtgagataatgatgatgatgaatgggtTCAAAGGCGGAGGAGGGTTTGAGATTCCGGTGCAAATGATGGGAATGAGTGAGGGTAAAAATGGAAAAGATAGTAAAAGGGGAGGTAAaggcggaggaggagagaagGGTAAGAAAGAAGGGAAAGAGAATAAAGGAAATGGGGGCAAAACCGGAAAAACAGATGCCaaaagtggtggtggtggcctTCTAGGGTTTTTCAAAAAGGGTAAAAGCAGTAAAGGAGATGAGAAGAAGGGAGCAGGGAAGAAAGATGGGGGTGGGGGTAACAAGGTCAAATCATCTGGAGCAGGAGGAGTTCAACATTATGATAAAGGGCCTAAAAAAGGAGGCGGCGGGTCCAAAGGAGGTGGCCATGGGGGCCATGATATTGATGAGCTTATGAAACACAgcaaaggaggaggaggtggtggaggtAACAAGGGCAATCATAACCACGGTGCCAAAGGGATTGGTGGCCCAATGGGACAAGTTGGTCCGATGGGTCCAGGTGGTCCGATGGGTATGATGGGTCCTGGCGGTCCTATGGGTATGATGGGTCCAAGTGGTCCGATGGGACCACCAATGGGACAAGGCGGAGCTTACCCGGCGGTTCAAGGCTTACCGATGAGCGGAGGCGGAGGATATTATCAGCAACCACCTCAAGCAAATCATCAAATGAACCAGCAACAGTATATGCAAATGAtgatgaaccaacaacaacaacaacagcagcagcagcaagcgGCAGCTCATGGAGGCTATGGAGGTGGTCACGGTGGTGACATGTACCACCCAATGATGTATGCTCGGCCTTACCCTGCAGTGAACTATGCTCACCCGCCTCCAATGCCGCCTCCTCACTCGGATTCTTATACTCATATGTTCAGCGATGAGAATCCTGGTGGTTGTAGTGTTATGTGATCTATGTAATGTTAAATTAGAATATGGACATGAATGTTTGTCTTCTTAGTCTtatgttttactagtttttttggttgtccttatcttttttctttttcttttgaggaTTGGAAACAAAATGTGCTTTAATTTTGTTAGTGGGAAATGATGTTTATAATATCTCGATTTCGGCAAAAGAATGGTTATTGTAGGCTTGGTTATTGGATACATACAAAGTAAGATTTGGTGTTTatatcttcgtcttctttttctGTGTGTG comes from Camelina sativa cultivar DH55 chromosome 19, Cs, whole genome shotgun sequence and encodes:
- the LOC104764173 gene encoding loricrin-like, with amino-acid sequence MNKQDVMKLQTCVLKVNVHCEGCKHKVKKQLQKIEGVYSVKADVEQGRVTVTGNVDPALLVKKLSKSGKHAEILGGGGGGGGGGGGKGFPNMNGQFANLNMNGNSKPKGGKESNQVKGKAGGGGGGGGQIHGHGQPMQLTPQQIQQMMMMKAAAAAHGGGNGGGQMKMPPPMAAKDQKKSVKFAEEDDDEFSEDDYDDEDFSEDDYDDDEFDDDEDDHDEMGHGHGGGGGGNHMPPNKMMMPNKMPQMNGHHGGGGGGPKGPNEIMMMMNGFKGGGGFEIPVQMMGMSEGKNGKDSKRGGKGGGGEKGKKEGKENKGNGGKTGKTDAKSGGGGLLGFFKKGKSSKGDEKKGAGKKDGGGGNKVKSSGAGGVQHYDKGPKKGGGGSKGGGHGGHDIDELMKHSKGGGGGGGNKGNHNHGAKGIGGPMGQVGPMGPGGPMGMMGPGGPMGMMGPSGPMGPPMGQGGAYPAVQGLPMSGGGGYYQQPPQANHQMNQQQYMQMMMNQQQQQQQQQQAAAHGGYGGGHGGDMYHPMMYARPYPAVNYAHPPPMPPPHSDSYTHMFSDENPGGCSVM